In one Oryzias latipes chromosome 13, ASM223467v1 genomic region, the following are encoded:
- the LOC111948465 gene encoding uncharacterized protein LOC111948465, whose translation MIISELYLFRFASYDLLMRFWALIEPSLPNMVSVTQAQRGTFTEPSSTVTRFLQPIDEMFMFLNYLALGSKQRDLADRYGVHQSTVSRIITTWSNFLYTVLGSVRIWIPEEKIRAHLPAEFKDYADTTVILDCTELRCQCPSSPLLQSEMFSAYKSHCTLKGLLGVAPHGAVTFISQLYAGSISDKQITRESGILSLLRPGMAIMVDRGFLVDDLVPCKIYRPAFLSGRSQMSACEVRETQAIAPLRVHVERFIRRVKKHKFFDTEIPLRLFGNINQLYTVACLLTNYENGPLVKAWAKKPE comes from the exons ATGATTATATctgaattgtatttatttagatttgcATCCTATGACCTGCTGATGAGATTCTGGGCCTTAATAGAGCCATCACTGCCAAATATGGTCAGTGTGACACAAGCACAGAGAGGCACCTTTACAGAGCCAAGTTCCACTGTA aCTCGTTTCCTGCAGCCCATTGATGAGATGTTCATGTTTCTCAATTACCTGGCACTGGGTTCAAAACAGCGTGATCTTGCTGACCGGTATGGAGTCCACCAGTCCACAGTCAGTCGGATCATTACAACATGGAGCAACTTTCTGTACACTGTGCTAGGGTCTGTGAGGATCTGGATACCAGAGGAGAAAATAAGGGCACATCTGCCAGCTGAGTTTAAGGACTATGCAGACACTACAGTCATCCTGGACTGCACAGAGCTAAGGTGCCAGTGCCCTTCATCACCTCTTCTCCAAAGTGAAATGTTCTCAGCATACAAGTCCCACTGTACTCTCAAAGGGCTGCTTGGAGTGGCTCCTCATGGGGCGGTCACATTTATTTCTCAACTGTACGCTGGTTCCATCAGTGACAAACAGATCACGCGTGAGTCTGGAATTCTCTCCCTTTTGAGACCTGGAATGGCCATCATGGTCGACCGAGGTTTTCTGGTTGATGACCTTGTACCTTGCAAGATTTATAGGCCAGCATTTCTCTCTGGAAGATCCCAGATGTCTGCCTGTGAGGTCAGGGAGACCCAAGCAATTGCACCCCTCAGGGTGCATGTTGAGCGCTTCATACGGCGTGTTAAGAAACACAAGTTCTTTGACACAGAGATTCCACTTCGGCTTTTTGGCAACATTAATCAGCTGTATACTGTTGCATGTCTTCTGACGAACTATGAAAACGGGCCTCTTGTAAAGGCTTGGGCAAAGAAGCCAGAGTAG
- the LOC101168065 gene encoding immunoglobulin superfamily member 5 isoform X1 yields the protein MDILPLVVLLFCTTEARARVTLSPTNLTVVRGDEARFTCTVQNTQWTVMTWMMNGGSVATISKNLGVLPSLNPNVTAQKSKEDSWVLVLKSTEKENQGQVTCDVQHVEIQTTFLFVQEKGNVIIQGDSRLAYIDSLVWFQCRAAGWFPQPFVEWRVDGKKVKQKQHSESSWSSVEMVGSLFTVTTNLTVKAVKSTRVDCLASVSALPAPLKSSVNLTVVAEVLGEAADRTDLMILSACLAALLLLLLVCISTVLCYRRRTQAKDNLQEVIRFDQSGPEGITGATGGTLNLGYSSEGTASKRQRIYQVFISESHWFLTTDSLDPRQMRTAAWVTWKLTANQAMPVFITYRMLWTPAACSRHTRGMPQSFSNRKAGAIAAGPLPQFKMFLFCYVCTYVFGTCSDYMPIFKPCEIKIMFSLEYYLPKSFYVSVGELIWGRKYNCEKKKMLMPNVTSPIC from the exons ATGGACATCCTTCCTCTGGTCGTCCTACTTTTCTGCACGACTGAAG CTCGAGCTCGTGTGACGCTTTCGCCCACAAACCTGACGGTGGTGCGAGGGGACGAGGCCCGTTTCACCTGCACGGTCCAAAACACACAGTGGACTGTTATGACCTGGATGATGAACGGCGGATCGGTGGCCACCATTTCCAAGAACTTAGGTGTTCTGCCTTCCCTCAACCCAAATGTGACAGCGCAGAAGTCAAAGGAGGACAGCTGGGTGTTAGTCCTGAAGAGCACGGAGAAGGAGAACCAGGGTCAGGTGACCTGTGATGTCCAGCACGTCGAAATTCAAACAACATTCCTGTTTGTACAAG AAAAGGGCAATGTGATAATCCAAGGAGATAGCCGGTTGGCCTATATAGACTCACTAGTCTGGTTTCAGTGTCGTGCAGCAGGATGGTTCCCTCAACCCTTTGTGGAATGGCGAGTGGACGGTAAAAAG GTGAAGCAAAAGCAACACAGTGAATCCAGTTGGAGCTCTGTTGAGATGGTGGGTAGCCTCTTCACTGTGACCACCAACCTCACTGTCAAGGCTGTGAAGAGCACTCGTGTAGACTGCCTGGCCTCCGTCTCGGCTCTTCCTGCACCGCTGAAAAGCAGCGTCAATCTGACAGTGG TTGCTGAGGTGCTGGGAGAAGCAGCGGACCGCACAGACCTGATGATATTATCCGCCTGTCtcgctgctctgctgctgcttctgctggtCTGCATTTCTACTGTCCTCTGCTACAGACGAAGGACACAAGCAA AGGACAACTTGCAGGAAGTGATTAG gtttgaccaatcaggacctGAGGGAATCACTGGGGCGACAGGAGGGACGCTGAACCTGGGGTACTCCAGTGAAGGCACAGCAAGTAAGAGGCAGAGGATT taccaggtatttatctctgagtcacactggttttTGACTACAGACTCCCTGGATCCACGGCAG ATGAGGACGGCAGCCTGGGTCACATGGAAGCTCACAGCCAATCAAGCTATGCCAGTTTTCATCAC ATACCGGATGTTGTGGACGCCAGCAGCATGTTCCCGCCATACAAGAGGCATGCCACAAAGTTTCAGCAACAGGAAAGCCGGAGCAATAGCAGCCGGGCCATTAccacagtttaaaatgtttttattttgctatgTTTGCACCTATGTGTTTGGGACATGCTCGGATTATATGCCTATTTTTAAACCTTGTGAgatcaaaataatgttttcccTGGAATATTATTTACCCAAAAGTTTCTATGTCAGTGTGGGGGAATTGATCTGGGGAAGAAAGTACaattgtgaaaagaaaaaaatgttaatgccAAATGTTACATCGCCCATTTGTTGA
- the LOC101168065 gene encoding immunoglobulin superfamily member 5 isoform X2, protein MDILPLVVLLFCTTEARARVTLSPTNLTVVRGDEARFTCTVQNTQWTVMTWMMNGGSVATISKNLGVLPSLNPNVTAQKSKEDSWVLVLKSTEKENQGQVTCDVQHVEIQTTFLFVQEKGNVIIQGDSRLAYIDSLVWFQCRAAGWFPQPFVEWRVDGKKVKQKQHSESSWSSVEMVGSLFTVTTNLTVKAVKSTRVDCLASVSALPAPLKSSVNLTVVAEVLGEAADRTDLMILSACLAALLLLLLVCISTVLCYRRRTQAKDNLQEVIRFDQSGPEGITGATGGTLNLGYSSEGTANEDGSLGHMEAHSQSSYASFHHIPDVVDASSMFPPYKRHATKFQQQESRSNSSRAITTV, encoded by the exons ATGGACATCCTTCCTCTGGTCGTCCTACTTTTCTGCACGACTGAAG CTCGAGCTCGTGTGACGCTTTCGCCCACAAACCTGACGGTGGTGCGAGGGGACGAGGCCCGTTTCACCTGCACGGTCCAAAACACACAGTGGACTGTTATGACCTGGATGATGAACGGCGGATCGGTGGCCACCATTTCCAAGAACTTAGGTGTTCTGCCTTCCCTCAACCCAAATGTGACAGCGCAGAAGTCAAAGGAGGACAGCTGGGTGTTAGTCCTGAAGAGCACGGAGAAGGAGAACCAGGGTCAGGTGACCTGTGATGTCCAGCACGTCGAAATTCAAACAACATTCCTGTTTGTACAAG AAAAGGGCAATGTGATAATCCAAGGAGATAGCCGGTTGGCCTATATAGACTCACTAGTCTGGTTTCAGTGTCGTGCAGCAGGATGGTTCCCTCAACCCTTTGTGGAATGGCGAGTGGACGGTAAAAAG GTGAAGCAAAAGCAACACAGTGAATCCAGTTGGAGCTCTGTTGAGATGGTGGGTAGCCTCTTCACTGTGACCACCAACCTCACTGTCAAGGCTGTGAAGAGCACTCGTGTAGACTGCCTGGCCTCCGTCTCGGCTCTTCCTGCACCGCTGAAAAGCAGCGTCAATCTGACAGTGG TTGCTGAGGTGCTGGGAGAAGCAGCGGACCGCACAGACCTGATGATATTATCCGCCTGTCtcgctgctctgctgctgcttctgctggtCTGCATTTCTACTGTCCTCTGCTACAGACGAAGGACACAAGCAA AGGACAACTTGCAGGAAGTGATTAG gtttgaccaatcaggacctGAGGGAATCACTGGGGCGACAGGAGGGACGCTGAACCTGGGGTACTCCAGTGAAGGCACAGCAA ATGAGGACGGCAGCCTGGGTCACATGGAAGCTCACAGCCAATCAAGCTATGCCAGTTTTCATCAC ATACCGGATGTTGTGGACGCCAGCAGCATGTTCCCGCCATACAAGAGGCATGCCACAAAGTTTCAGCAACAGGAAAGCCGGAGCAATAGCAGCCGGGCCATTAccacagtttaa
- the LOC101168065 gene encoding immunoglobulin superfamily member 5 isoform X3: MDILPLVVLLFCTTEARARVTLSPTNLTVVRGDEARFTCTVQNTQWTVMTWMMNGGSVATISKNLGVLPSLNPNVTAQKSKEDSWVLVLKSTEKENQGQVTCDVQHVEIQTTFLFVQEKGNVIIQGDSRLAYIDSLVWFQCRAAGWFPQPFVEWRVDGKKVKQKQHSESSWSSVEMVGSLFTVTTNLTVKAVKSTRVDCLASVSALPAPLKSSVNLTVVAEVLGEAADRTDLMILSACLAALLLLLLVCISTVLCYRRRTQAKDNLQEVIRFDQSGPEGITGATGGTLNLGYSSEGTAIPGIYL, from the exons ATGGACATCCTTCCTCTGGTCGTCCTACTTTTCTGCACGACTGAAG CTCGAGCTCGTGTGACGCTTTCGCCCACAAACCTGACGGTGGTGCGAGGGGACGAGGCCCGTTTCACCTGCACGGTCCAAAACACACAGTGGACTGTTATGACCTGGATGATGAACGGCGGATCGGTGGCCACCATTTCCAAGAACTTAGGTGTTCTGCCTTCCCTCAACCCAAATGTGACAGCGCAGAAGTCAAAGGAGGACAGCTGGGTGTTAGTCCTGAAGAGCACGGAGAAGGAGAACCAGGGTCAGGTGACCTGTGATGTCCAGCACGTCGAAATTCAAACAACATTCCTGTTTGTACAAG AAAAGGGCAATGTGATAATCCAAGGAGATAGCCGGTTGGCCTATATAGACTCACTAGTCTGGTTTCAGTGTCGTGCAGCAGGATGGTTCCCTCAACCCTTTGTGGAATGGCGAGTGGACGGTAAAAAG GTGAAGCAAAAGCAACACAGTGAATCCAGTTGGAGCTCTGTTGAGATGGTGGGTAGCCTCTTCACTGTGACCACCAACCTCACTGTCAAGGCTGTGAAGAGCACTCGTGTAGACTGCCTGGCCTCCGTCTCGGCTCTTCCTGCACCGCTGAAAAGCAGCGTCAATCTGACAGTGG TTGCTGAGGTGCTGGGAGAAGCAGCGGACCGCACAGACCTGATGATATTATCCGCCTGTCtcgctgctctgctgctgcttctgctggtCTGCATTTCTACTGTCCTCTGCTACAGACGAAGGACACAAGCAA AGGACAACTTGCAGGAAGTGATTAG gtttgaccaatcaggacctGAGGGAATCACTGGGGCGACAGGAGGGACGCTGAACCTGGGGTACTCCAGTGAAGGCACAGCAA taccaggtatttatctctga